GGGTTGTTGTAATAGATTATTTGTGTACTGCACAGATGGCTTCACTGAGCCTGTGGAACATACTGTTGAGCTATTTTGTGGTCATTTGATTATGCTGTGGTacgcactgtgtgtgtgtgtgtgtgtgtgtgtgtgtgtgtgtgtgtgtgtgtgtgtgtgtgtgtgtgtgtgtgtgtgtgtgtgtgtgtgtgtgtgtgcgtgtgtgtgtgtgtgtgtgtgggtatgacACAGTGTCCAAGTGGCGCGCTTGTCCTGTGGTGATGTGCTGTAATGTTCCTGAACGGCGGAGTCATTTATCCCCCTTCAAGGGCAGCGGGGACACGAGGAGTGAGACCgacagtcacagacagagagagaaaatgaggatAAATTGGtgggtgggagaggaggaaagattGGGGACTTAGAGGAAAAATAGGTGTGGGCAAGAGGCAcggctatacacacacacacacgcacacacacacgtcacagtTGCACATACAGATGGATGTGTGCACACTGAAGGGCTGATGTGGAGTCACTTATCTGCTGAAGGGTGGCTGTGTGTGACAAGGTTAACATCCCCCTACAAAATCTCTGCATGCTCAGGACACATGAcagcaacacatacacacacacaaacacacacacacacacacacacacacacacacatatacacacacactatctaTCTACAGTCTGCTGTGGTGACACCTCATTCTGTCCagaagatgtgttttttttcttatttttcaatAAGGGCAAATAACTCATGTTTATTAATGACAGATACTCTTTCTGCTGTtgagtttttttaatatttctcaaGTTACagatcaagttttttttttaaaaaaatattatataaaccTTAGTGTTTCTTTAATGTAATTGTGAGGGGTTTTAGGTATTCAGTGGGTAACTGTGTCCATGTCTGATGTAGAAAACTGGTAATGATCTGGAACTTTAAACTTCACAATGCAAGGCCAAGGTTGATTTTTGGTGATTTGACAAAATCTAAAATCGcaacaatatattttattaatgtagCTACATAACTTTTCATCCTCCTCAGCTCATCTTTTTTATGTCTGGTTTAGCTCCCACAGAGTGGTGgtcagacagagatggaggaaggcCAGCTCCAGTCAGACACCCAGCATCCACCACAGGCGCAGCCCCATGGAGGAGACCAGTCCTCTGATCAAGCGCAACTCCAGACCTCTGCTTCTGCTGAGGCTCTATCTGAGAACTGGGATGAGAAGGAAACTCCAATGGACGTCCCGGAAAAAGGTGACCCTGCGTCCCAGGCCAAGCCTCTGTGGAAGCCCATTCCCCCTCTGCTGCCTGAGCCCGAGAACCACAGGAGCACTGCCACtgagaccagggaccagagcTGCCAGACTGAGGAGAAGCTTCAGCAGACCAGCGCCGGTCATAACAAAGGTTGGTAACGTTTTCTCCCCTCAGCGCTTCCTGCTGCTTTGGTTCATCCACCTACAGGCTAAAACTTTCTGCCAGGCCCCTGTGTAGCTTCACTGCCAGAGCATTTCAGTAAGGCTGGAAAATGGCAGCTGAAAAGAAGAGCTTTTGGCTTTGATCGCCACAGTGTGCCTCACTGGTTAGCCCACATTATCAAAGATTTATGAACGTTTTATTCGGAGCTTGATTTATTACACTAGCTTTTGTATaagttttgtattgttttgctaAGTCATGTCTGATGGTGTGGAAGCCACAAAATGAACAGAACAGTCATTAACACAGAAGGAAACTGATCCCGACTGAAccaaaagcttaaaaaaaaaaatacagtttagcCTAGAATAACTATTTAAACTCCAGAGAGTAATTCATCTTTGCCAGGAGTTGGGACTTGGCTCTTATCTGGGCTCCTAGTTGTTATTGGTTTGTGTTgaattacataaaaaacatttaatttaaaactgatGATTTCTGATGAAACTGATCATTTCTGTTAAGTTTGTAAATCCTGTCCCTCAGAGACCACAGGCCCTCACTACTGCTAGTTTGTTGTGATAAGTTCATTTACAGCAGCATGTTTCATGACCCTAAAGCCCAACTCAACTCACTGACAGCATATTGTAAAATATACTACAAAGCTATCAAAGCTGCCATCATGATGATGTAATGTTTCTGTTGATTGCTGCCGTGTTTGTTTCCGttccctcttccttcctctcatcttGCCTGCGCAGGTTAATTTCTTTAGccttcctccttctttccttaAAAAACAGATGTGGATGTCTTGATACACGTGTAAATCCTGCTACTGTGAGTTAATTTCTAACTttgctgccaaaaaaaaaaacagtcgcACCACTCGTAGTAAAGGGAAGCCGTTTGTGTAGACTGAAGTTTTCGGTTGGATGATCTTTGACCCTCTTGCAGAGGGGGGTGTGGAGGTCGGCGGGTCACTGACCTGCCCCGCTGGGATTATAGCAGTTTGCCTGGGAGAGGTGTGGGGGGATGGGGATGAGGAAAACACATTCTGTCACACATTAATACATAACCTCCATCTCGCTGTCTGCCAAAACCTCTTACACAGCTGTCATTCACATTTCTAGCTCTCTTTTTGTCTGACTCTCTCTGGGTGTGTCAGTCCGTTTGCTGGTCTTTTCtgccttctgtctgtctctcactcacctacacacagacccacaaacacacacacactggcaaacGCTGCACCGCTTACCGTGTAGTATGGGTttgcgtgcttgtgtgtgtgcatccgaGCATGTGTGGAGTCAGCAAGGCTGAAAACATGCAAGCTCTCAACTTGCAGTCTTGTTTTCTGAGCAGAAGTAACTAAATCTTGGAAataacaaaaccacaaaaaaaaaaatctgtctggttaaaataatcatttgatatatgtatatattgtcataaattaacaaaacacaGCATTGTCCATTGATTGGCAGTAGTGCATCTTGGATAAAGTAAATTGTAGCTTGCAGGCTGTAATTGAAGTGCACGCTTCAATACGGCACAAACAGTGGATATTTGTCACAGCTTTGTCACATTGACAGAGTTTTATTTGGAGCTTTGTCCCTGTCATCGCTCTTACAAAATGCTCTTTTTGTTGTAGAAATGATGTTCTCACTGTGACTTTCTTTCAAATCAATGTAatgcagtggttctcaaactgggGGGCAGAACCCCCCCGGGCTGGCATAGAGCCACTGcaggtgggggggttggggctGAGGGGGTTTGGACGACCAGGGGAAGAATATCGAGTGAAACTAAGTTGAATGAACATGATATGTAGGGGAATAACCAAATGAGAGATTGCTGATGCCATTGTGCTGATTTCACTTAAATTTCTGTTTGATCCTGTTTTAATTGGTTGCTTACCCTATCATTGTCACTGATTGATAAAAAACTGTTGGGTGAGGGGGGGCGTGAACTTTTTTCGTCTTCTGAAGGGGGCGTTGGAATGAGAGAAACTTAAGTTtgcattcacacatgcactgcaacCCTGAACTGATCTAGACATTTCCACGAGGAGCTGACgagaaaacacaaatgtccaAATCAGTTGACCTGGACATTAAACGTACCATGCCAGCCCCATGGAACAAAGTCTGTTTAATGTCCAGTTGAGCCCATATGTGAATAGAGACATCACTCCTCACCAAACAGAATATTTCCAGTAGGTGAAAACGTTCCTGACACAGACAATATCCTGTTGTGTGATACGTGTGTGAATGGGCAACTCCAGACTTTGTCTGGCGTCATATGAGAAAACGGCTTTAGGCACTTGAGGTGATTACAGGGtctgtgggggtgtgtgtgaatgtaattGGTCTATTCTTTTGGCTGTTTAaccctctttctttttatgCCCATATCTATGaaaagtgtgttgtgtgttttatagtgttgttataaaaataaatatgttaaaataaaagaaaaaatatgaaatcgGGTAGAAAGAGAGCACTTCACCTCCCCACAATGCCAGTAGCTCATTGTGTGTCAGCTGCTGTCAGCCTGTGTCAATAATGCAGGAACCAAAGCCCCACTCCtgctattttatatttaatgttttatacaAAGGAAAAGTAAAGCTGTTTGGCTCTGAGATCAATAAGTAAAAATAACACCCCTAAGTGTATTGGTTCACTTTTTTCCAGGCAGAAATATGTTCTGGACTTTGATGGTCTTTTTGAAAACAGAATGACTCTGTTCTCGGCTGTATTTTAATCCTGATTGTTAAATATTTGTCAGGAAACAAACCAACCTTTTTTGCTGAGAAAATCGACATCATGCAGACTTTGAAGCTGAAATAGGTCAGATGTAAACTGTATATATTTCACATACCAATTAGGTGTTCGAAAGACAGTAATATTGTGCTAGTTGACTGGTTAAAAGTAATAAAGGGAAGTTATTATAAAGGCAGGTCAATatatcaaacaaaacattaaatccCCACCATCATCAGGATTGCAGTTTTCCAGTTGACCCTGCACCCCCCCCCGGTGATTGAGGTCGAGCAAAGGCAAACCCATTTTCCAGTACACATTTCAATAAATTTCCTCCTGGTCACATTCCTGATCAGGCAGGATCAGATGCTGCGCTGGCTCTCACCACTGTTGGACTAAGCATAAAAATAAGTCGTCAGCATGCAACCCCCCCCTCGCCCACTGCATGTTTTCCTACAGTCCCACCTGAGCTTTAGTCGCCTGAACAAGCATCACTGAGAGATTTGATTTGTGAGGATTGATTTTCATTCGTGTTTTACTGTCTGCACCCTGTATTTCCTTCCTGTTCACATCTTTGATAGAGCTAAGGAATACTGATCTTAGAAGGGAAAGATAAATGGCCTTCTTTCTCATACTCATccttgaaagtgtgtgtgctgcgtgtgctgtgtgtgcaacAAGGTAATGAGGTCAGAGTGAATCACTGTCCCGCAAAGACCTCATTGTCTGACTCTGATTGCGTGTACCCTTTAAGCACACTGCAATATACTTTGTGTCTTACCAGGTCCCCAGAATTCCCAGGTGATGCTGTATTTCTCAAAGACTGTCATACTCTGATGTAATTATATGCTGGCTTTGCTACAAtgcaatctctctctcactctctctcgctctctctccccctctctccctctgtaggTTTCTGTGTGGAGCCTGGAGATCCTCCTCTGCTCCAGCAGCCTTTACAAACTTCCAAGTCTGGGATTCAGCAGATAATTGAATGCTTCCGCtcaggtttgtgtctgtgtgttggtttttttgttttgttttgtttagttttttttactgtccactcattttttttatttattgtttcctGTCATAGCTTCCTTCTGTTGACTGATTTCACTGTTATCAGACCTCGGTGATTAATGTTGGCCGATATTGCAGTATATACCATGCAATAACAGAATGTGTTCACCCGTAGAGATTTGGTAATACCGTTTCCACCACGGTTCCGGTCCCTTAGTGTCTCTCTGCTAGATATTCAGGGCAGGCAGTGATCTGCTGCCTCACAAGATAAAGTGATTTGGGCAGCATGACTGGTTACTGTGTTCTCAGGTAACGTGAGAGTGACAGTTGGTGGCAGTAATGCACCCCTAAGCTGGTTTGCCAAGCACTGCAGAATAAGAGAGTGAcaagagaaatggaggaggagagtgaaatATAGCAGTAAATGCAGAACAGGAGGCATCTCAGCCAGCAGAACAGTTACTGTATCAAGATTAGTTACCGTGCTATAAAATGACATGTTCCATGATAGAAGATTTTTGCCGAATTGCCCACCCCTACTGGTTGTGTAACAAATGTCGAGGCCGGCTTTCCATATGAGAGGAATGACACAGTTGCTTGGTTGTTGCATAGATTGATGACACGTTCGAAGTTTCCTCCAACAACTTCACGTCTGTTTTTTCCCTTGCACCATTGAAAATTGAactgtcaaaaagaaaagaagtatGTACCAGAATGTACTCGATGTAAACCAGTgtttatcaaaaaaatgtcagttgtCTGTCAGTGGTAGTCCATCACTAATGTAACTTCTTCTAGTTgattcacaataaaagccttccTGTGGTTCATTGGTATTTGATGTATGCTTGCCTTGCGTCAACATTCCTTAGCACAGCAGCAGATAGCTTAGTTTCCTGGGTTACATTAAGCACAACATGGCCATTTTgaaactgctgctttttctcttgTTGCCGTCTTACATGACCACACGTGTTTTGAGCCAGCCATGTTAAATTTAGCGTGACGACCAAAGCTCCTCTGACGGTTTGCTGTGCTCCCAGATAAGGCCATAATACTGTGGGTCAGTGCGGTTATCCCATGCTGCTGTGGTAAACAGTAATGCCACAACAACATGGTGGCAGCTGCGAgggtccgtgtgtgtgtgtgtgtgtgtgtgtgtgtgtgtgtgtgtgtgtgagagagacagcaaTTTGCACAGGTACTGTCAGCTGTGTGAGTCACCATAACAATGTTTACTCATTTTGGATGCAACGTGTGTCTCTGCGTCCCTGTGCGTGTATGTGCACACGTGAGGTAAATGTCTAAGAGAGTGTTGAATGAATGCGATGCaatgagttgtgtttttgtcaacaaataTGAGTCAGATCTCCAACAAAGCCCCGGATTCTTCCATATGGTCAAACTGAGTTGAAACTGAACATATGAGTCAGCATGTGACAACAATGATGGGATGTAAAGTTGATAACAGCAGTGACGCAAAGTAACATCTCatataaatacaacatttgAAATCCTTTAAAAgtacaaagacattttttttgtttgttttttgggggattAATTTACCCAACAGACCTTTTAGACAGACTGGAAGTTAtcagctcttcttctctgcataACTCCTATTTCCatcgcttcttttctttgtcttgcaGGCACCACCCAGCTGAAACACATGCTGCTGAGGGAGGTGGACACCATCTTTGAGTGTAAACTGTGTCGCAGTCTGTTCAGAGGCCTGCCCAATCTCATCACGCATAAAGAGTACTACTGCCTGTCACGGCTGCCCGATTCCGACGGTTAGTGACACAACACATTAGcatgcagacacatacacacacataaacatgtctAGAATATTTACCCATCAGCTTTTATACCCATAGCGCTGCATAAAAGATATTTTCATGGGCATTTGTGGTTCTTTGTGCTTTGATCTTAAGACCCTGTTGTGGATATTTCTCTTTCAGTAAATGTGTAGCATTCTTCACAACTGGAGATGGACAGATTTGAATTTTACGCATATTAAAAGTGGACCACAAATGGAGACTGTATAATTCCAGTGTCAGGGCTGGATGGTGAAAAATTAAGTGTTTCAAAGAAAAACCATTTTGTTTATCCAGTAATCTCACAATTAACACCCAAATCTCAATGGTGAAAAACAGACACCAATTAAGTAATTTATCAAAATAACAATGCAGTACACTTTCAGCCGCTAGTAATAGACTCTTGATTGAGAAAAATTAAGTCACTGATGCAAGGAACAGCTTAATTAAGACCACAAGCAGACGAAGAagagatttctgtttttcaacaGCGATCATTACAGTGGATAAAGCTGAGCAAAATATAATTGACCGTTTGTGTTGAGATGGATTCCTCTTTCAGAAGGAGAGCAGAAGAGTGTTAGGTAACAGAGAAATTACTTGGAAGAGTCGGCCAGGGTTCATCCTCTCTCAGAGTCTCGTACCACTTCTAGGCAGCAAAGAATAGAGACAAGGGGACATACTGTGGCTAATGAGAAGTAGATAAAAACACTAATGGTGCAAGATCAAAGTCACGCGAGGGAAGAGCAGAATAGAAACTGCACTTAGTGTAAGGGAAATGACTGATGGATTGAAGTTGTTACAGTGTgcatgtgagtttgtgtgtgaatgtgtgtgaaaaggaaagagaaagggcTGTGtacagaagagaggagatgagaggagaatAATGAGTAGGAGACAGATGGTgtgaaagggagagaagaaacCTCAGAGTGACAGAATCTGAAAGTAAAATGTGGAAACACCTTAGGAAACGAAGTAATCAGTAATTCTGTGCGTAGGTTTTGGTGTGtgtaaactaaactaaagtgTGTATGGGGATGTAGCTGAAGTCAATTTTGATCCCTGCCTCATTCAGggagtcagtgtttgtgtgatctTTACACGTTTGCATTTGCAAGCACAAAAGCTCTGGCCCAGCTCGTGGAGTTTGTCTTCTACGTATTGATTTTATTATGGAGCTTATAGCCGTGtatgtattttatcttttttaagattttttttttttttttcaagtaaattaggactttttttttttattatagaaTTCTTCACAACCACAGATCTGCTATTAAGGCAGATATGTGGATATTGATTGTGAGGTCCCTGGTTTCTGTCATGGACATGTATGCAAATTAGCTCATATTTAGTAAGGTAATGGGCAATTTGGATAAATACAACTTCAGACAACCTGTAATACAAAAAATTATTGTCTTTATGTAAGTAATCAGCTAGGGAAGTTTCATTGTGATAACTATTAGGTTTCCATGATTCACCTGCAGTGTtctaaagaaaatgtaatttgtctGGGTGCCTTCAGATAAAAGAGCTGAGTTTGAGTATGGTATGTCTACCCAATGTTTCTAAATTTTACACTGGGATCTCCACCGTCTCAGTTGACTCAGATGAGGTGGTCACGTCCTGTGACAAGGCAACAACTTGTTGGATGTTTGTAAGATATAATCATTTtataatatcttttttttttttttctctcctagGTTCGCCGGGTGACGACAGGCAGAGTGTTGCCATGAAGGATTTATTGGATGCCATATATCCCAGAGTCGACCGACCAGACTACGTCGTCCGACTGGAGCCCATTCAGACCACTAGCAAGGCCGTGTTCCAGTACCTCACCACGGAAGAGGAGCTGGCGAGatatccatcacacacacccaGGTCAGTGGTGCCGATGGAGTAAGATGTACtataacttttaaaatgttacacaAATGTAGTTTTGTGCGTTGCAGCTGGCGTAGACTTGACTATAGTGTACTTGAGCCAAAGTTTGTCCCTCAAATCCTTCCCATGTCTCAGGTATTATGCTTCAATGTCCTTTACAGTGCCAGAGAGAGCCCGGTAGCATGGGAAGGAGAACCAGTGGAGGGTGCGGACAACAACCAGGCGAGCCAGCGAGGTGGGCCGGAGAGCCACAGCAGCCCGGGACACAACCAGGggcagaggagaagggaggctgaggaggaagcTAAAGAAGAGCAGCCGCAGCCGGAAGACGAGGGGTCCACTAGTGGGGTAAGTGACTGGACACGTGAGGAGTAAACCTGCAGTGAAAGTCCGTGcatgaacatgtttacattccTCTGAGAAACAGCTatcattgctgtgttttttataACCTGACCAACACACGAATATCAGACTCGGCACAACCAACAGGACAGAGTGGAAAATCAATCTCTCTCCCTTCTTTGTTCTCCACTGTGCCATCAGGTTGAAGACGTGACAATCTCCTGCTGCCTGTGCGGTCAGGACTTTAACTCGCGCCGCAGCATCAGGCGTCACTGCCGCAAAATGCACCAGACCAAACTGGAAGAGCTCCGCAAGTTCACAGAGACACGAACAGTTCCCACAAGTCTGCTCTCTATGGTGAAAGGTATTTACACAAATTATGAAAAAGATTGAGTATATTTATAAATTGAtcagtattttaaaatattttttataatgttcGTGAAATCATGCTGAAAAGAGCTTGTATACTCATATCAGCACTGGCTTTCAATCTCCACAAggccaaaaaatattttcaaaagtcgaaaaattacttatttttactatttattttttatacttatCGAAGACTTCCACATAACTGGATGATCAGAGAAGTGTAAATTTACTGCCAGTTGACATTTTATCTTGTAaaaaaatttcagttttgttttgtttactttagACCTGTCAGCCAATgccacttttgtttttcaaagtaaattaTCTGTTGGAATAATAATTATTCTTGTTGATGCTGGAGGTCGGCCGAGGACTCTCAGCACACCTACTGGAAAATCCTGCCCAGTGTGCCTCAAAACCTTTGCCACTAAAGCCAACGTGCGCCGTCACTTTGACGAGGTGCATCGTGGTCTGCGGAGGGACAACAACACACCCAACATTGCCTCGCGGCCCGGCCAGCCCTTCCCCTGGAGGTCACGCCTCCCAGGAAGAGCAACAATTCCTCTCCAACACGTGGCCACAACTCCAAGACCACCCCCGTGAACTCTAAAGCGGCGCCTTCAAACCAAAACCAAGCCAAACCTCAGACTCAGCTCCCAGCCTCTCCACAGGCGAACCCGGCCTCATGCCGCTGCACGCTCTGCAAGAGGAACTACAGCTCTCAGGTTGGTTTCTTTGCCTTCGCTTTCTTAAAGGTTTGGCTGTCGTAGCAGTTAAAGGTGCTCTACGCTCGGTCTACTGGgtacttatttattttcatcttaaatGGGTTGTCCTTATCCTCGGGAGTCAAAACATGACaagggagaaaaaacagaaattattgGTGTACAATTACATGAATGTGCAACAAGATGTTTCAGTTGATCGTTATGTTTATCTGTGTATTTCAGCTCATGCTGAAGAGGCACATGCGTATTGTCCACAAAATATACAGCATCAAAAGTAACAGGTCTGCTCCCACGCCGACCCCTGCTACGACAGCAGCTACTCCTAACAGCAGCAGCGCCAGCGCAGGCCCGAGCAACAACATCCGAGTGAAAGAGGAGGCAGTGGAGCCGTCAGATGAAGACGAGGACGAGGACATCGACAGCAGCCCGGCCCCGTCTCCGAGTGATAGCACTGGGGCAGCCAAAGCTGTTCCTGTGGCACACAACGCCatgaaggtgaaggaggaggaagccCCGTCGAGCCCAAAGATGATGTTGTCCTtatcgtcgtcgtcgtcgtcgtcatcTTCCCGCGGGGGCAGCATGTGCAGTGGGGGCGTGGTGGCCAAAATGACCAAACTGTCAGTAGGATTTGACTTCAAGCAGCTCTTCTGCAAACTGTGCAAGCGACAGTTCAGCTCCCGTCAGAACTTAACAAAGCACATCGAGCTGCACACGGACGGCAACGACATCTTCATCAAGTTTTACCGCTGCCCTCTCTGTCGCTACGAGTCACGTCGCAAACGTGACGTCCTTCGCCACGTGACTGTAGTCCACAAGAAGTCGTCTGCATACCTCGCCAAGATCATGCCCAAACTGGAGAGCAGGGCGGTGAAGAGGCTCGCCGAGGTCGTCCTCAACAGCACCAGCCCAAACAAGAGGACGAGCAGCAGCGTCAAAGAGGAAGTGAACGGACGCCACGCCTCTtcgtcgtcctcctcctctccttcgcCTCCCGTCACGCGCAAGCAAGAGTGCGCCACACCTGCCccgacctcctcctcctcctcagcctccgcCGCGTCCTCTTCCTCCGCCCCGCCTCCTGCCCCCGTCACTCGAAAGCAGCAGGACCTCTCATCGCCTGCGttcaccccctccccccctgtCACACGTAAGCAGGAGAGACAGCAGACCACCCAGCATCCCCCCGCCAGCCCACCACTGACCCGCCGCAGTGAAAAACACATACACCAAcgcaactcctcctcctcctcctccgccaccCCGCCCGGCAACCAACCACCACACACCCGGCGGCACGATGcccagtcagagagagagagcagcactACAGGGACGTCCTCCACTGAAGTCAGGGTGACCAAGAATTTCTCACTCCACGCTTGTGACCAGTGTGGACGAGCCTTTGCTAAGAAGGTATTTGAGATTCAGCTTCtcacacatatttttttctttttcaaacaatTTCAAATAGAGAGCAACAGTGGAAATGATCTACTGTATCAATTCCAATCTGACGGGTCTTTGTCAGGGTATATAGTGTGCTGGATAAAATAATCATCGTCACATGCTCTGCCCTCATGAAGACTCTAGGCAAAGAAATATCATGCACCAATGATTCAAAGTCAGACATCCAACCAAATCACTGATTGGAATATGCAATAGATTGTATTTGAGAAGcatcatgaaaaatgtcaggattgtaagagggaattatttttttctatcataAATTATTATCCTTCATTTATTGATGTAGTAGTTTGCCACATCTCTGACCCAAACACCATCTGAATCAAGTAATGAAAAGTCAAATAATTGaatgaaatttaattaaaaatgaatgaattttcaagcaaaaactcaaattttttctgtttccagcgTCACAAATGTGAGGgtttactgcttttatt
The sequence above is drawn from the Seriola aureovittata isolate HTS-2021-v1 ecotype China chromosome 22, ASM2101889v1, whole genome shotgun sequence genome and encodes:
- the znf800b gene encoding LOW QUALITY PROTEIN: zinc finger protein 800b (The sequence of the model RefSeq protein was modified relative to this genomic sequence to represent the inferred CDS: inserted 1 base in 1 codon); translation: MVKAQKSAGRKNSHCLRRQLPQSGGQTEMEEGQLQSDTQHPPQAQPHGGDQSSDQAQLQTSASAEALSENWDEKETPMDVPEKGDPASQAKPLWKPIPPLLPEPENHRSTATETRDQSCQTEEKLQQTSAGHNKGFCVEPGDPPLLQQPLQTSKSGIQQIIECFRSGTTQLKHMLLREVDTIFECKLCRSLFRGLPNLITHKEYYCLSRLPDSDGSPGDDRQSVAMKDLLDAIYPRVDRPDYVVRLEPIQTTSKAVFQYLTTEEELARYPSHTPSARESPVAWEGEPVEGADNNQASQRGGPESHSSPGHNQGQRRREAEEEAKEEQPQPEDEGSTSGVEDVTISCCLCGQDFNSRRSIRRHCRKMHQTKLEELRKFTETRTVPTSLLSMVKGRPRTLSTPTGKSCPVCLKTFATKANVRRHFDEVHRGLRRDNNTPNIASRPGQPFXLEVTPPRKSNNSSPTRGHNSKTTPVNSKAAPSNQNQAKPQTQLPASPQANPASCRCTLCKRNYSSQLMLKRHMRIVHKIYSIKSNRSAPTPTPATTAATPNSSSASAGPSNNIRVKEEAVEPSDEDEDEDIDSSPAPSPSDSTGAAKAVPVAHNAMKVKEEEAPSSPKMMLSLSSSSSSSSSRGGSMCSGGVVAKMTKLSVGFDFKQLFCKLCKRQFSSRQNLTKHIELHTDGNDIFIKFYRCPLCRYESRRKRDVLRHVTVVHKKSSAYLAKIMPKLESRAVKRLAEVVLNSTSPNKRTSSSVKEEVNGRHASSSSSSSPSPPVTRKQECATPAPTSSSSSASAASSSSAPPPAPVTRKQQDLSSPAFTPSPPVTRKQERQQTTQHPPASPPLTRRSEKHIHQRNSSSSSSATPPGNQPPHTRRHDAQSERESSTTGTSSTEVRVTKNFSLHACDQCGRAFAKKLYLESHKRSHRNAATAAASRRKGVSTRSKSLVW